The following coding sequences lie in one Frondihabitans peucedani genomic window:
- a CDS encoding Gfo/Idh/MocA family oxidoreductase has product MTDVHPPELRVALVGHGFMGAAHSQAFRVAPRFFDLPLAPVMSTLVGRNAAATTAAAEKWGWQKTSNDWHEVVDDPDIDLIDISSPGSTHVEIAVAALAAGKHVLCEKPLANSVEEAEVMAAAAAEAAKKGVFAMVGFTYRRVPAITFARDLVARGALGQIRQVRAAYLQDWLVDEEGPMTWRLDKSKAGSGSLGDIGAHAIDAVQFITGQTLDSVSGLLHTFVTERPLLDESVAQTSLGGAASSERGQVTVDDVALFTARLSGGAIGTFEATRFATGRKNAFRIEIHGSKGALAFDLERENELEFYDAEAPSDLLGFKRILVTEPEHPYFANWWPTGHTIGYEHGFSHQLVDLVNALAAGEQPTPSFADGLQVQRVLEAVERSSDGGSAWTTTAGTTDGDTTTSTATEGARA; this is encoded by the coding sequence ATGACCGATGTCCACCCCCCGGAACTCCGAGTCGCCCTCGTCGGCCACGGATTCATGGGTGCCGCCCACTCGCAGGCCTTCCGAGTCGCGCCGCGCTTCTTCGATCTGCCCCTCGCCCCGGTGATGTCGACCCTCGTCGGCCGCAACGCCGCCGCCACGACGGCCGCGGCTGAGAAGTGGGGCTGGCAGAAGACGTCGAACGACTGGCACGAGGTGGTCGACGATCCTGACATCGACCTGATCGACATCTCGTCGCCCGGCTCGACCCACGTCGAGATCGCCGTCGCGGCCCTCGCCGCCGGCAAGCACGTGCTCTGCGAGAAGCCGCTCGCGAACTCGGTCGAGGAGGCCGAGGTCATGGCCGCAGCCGCGGCCGAGGCGGCGAAGAAGGGCGTCTTCGCGATGGTCGGGTTCACCTACCGCCGCGTGCCCGCCATCACCTTCGCCCGCGATCTGGTCGCCCGCGGAGCCCTCGGGCAGATCCGCCAGGTGCGGGCCGCCTACCTCCAGGACTGGCTGGTCGACGAGGAGGGCCCGATGACCTGGCGCCTCGACAAGTCGAAGGCAGGATCGGGCTCGCTCGGCGACATCGGAGCCCACGCCATCGACGCGGTCCAGTTCATCACCGGCCAGACGCTCGACAGTGTGTCGGGCCTCCTCCACACGTTCGTCACCGAGCGCCCGCTGCTCGACGAGAGCGTCGCGCAGACGAGCCTCGGCGGCGCGGCGTCCAGCGAGCGCGGGCAGGTGACCGTCGACGACGTCGCCCTCTTCACCGCGCGTCTCTCGGGCGGCGCGATCGGCACCTTCGAGGCCACCCGCTTCGCCACGGGCCGGAAGAACGCGTTCAGGATCGAGATCCACGGCTCGAAGGGCGCCCTCGCCTTCGACCTCGAGCGCGAGAACGAGCTGGAGTTCTACGACGCTGAGGCGCCGTCCGACCTGCTCGGGTTCAAGCGGATCCTGGTCACCGAGCCGGAGCACCCCTACTTCGCCAACTGGTGGCCGACCGGGCACACCATCGGCTACGAGCACGGCTTCTCGCACCAGCTCGTCGACCTCGTGAACGCGCTGGCCGCCGGGGAGCAGCCCACCCCGTCGTTCGCCGACGGCCTCCAGGTCCAGCGCGTGCTCGAGGCCGTCGAGCGCAGCTCGGACGGCGGCAGCGCCTGGACGACGACCGCGGGCACCACAGACGGCGACACCACCACCTCCACCGCGACCGAAGGAGCACGCGCATGA
- the xylA gene encoding xylose isomerase → MATTPTPADKFSFGLWTIGYNGSDPFGGPTRPPLDVVEGVTKLAELGAWGLTFHDDDLFAFGSTDAERQTQIDRLKGAMADTGIVVPMVTTNLFSAPVFKDGGFTSNDRDVRRFALRKVLRNLDLAAELGAKTFVMWGGREGAEYDSAKDIQQALHRYREAVNLLGDYVTDKGYDIRFAIEPKPNEPRGDILLPTLGHALAFINSLERPELVGVNPEVGHEQMAGLNFAAGIAQALYHGKLYHIDLNGQRGIKYDQDLVFGHGDLQNAFALVDLLENGSPTGGPTYDGPRHFDYKPSRTDGVDGVWSSAAANMRMYLLLKERAAAFRADPEVQEALKASKVAELSVPTLNEGESYDDLLADRSAFEDFDPEPYFGGKSFGFVRLQQLAVEHLMGARS, encoded by the coding sequence ATGGCAACGACGCCCACACCCGCCGACAAGTTCTCGTTCGGTCTCTGGACCATCGGCTACAACGGTAGTGACCCCTTCGGCGGTCCGACCAGACCCCCGCTCGATGTCGTCGAGGGCGTGACCAAGCTCGCCGAGCTCGGCGCCTGGGGACTCACCTTCCACGACGACGACCTGTTCGCCTTCGGCTCGACCGACGCCGAGCGCCAGACCCAGATCGACCGCCTCAAGGGCGCAATGGCCGACACCGGCATCGTCGTGCCGATGGTCACCACGAACCTGTTCTCCGCCCCCGTCTTCAAGGACGGCGGCTTCACCTCGAACGACCGCGACGTGCGCCGCTTCGCCCTCCGCAAGGTGCTCCGCAACCTCGACCTCGCCGCCGAGCTCGGCGCCAAGACGTTCGTCATGTGGGGTGGCCGCGAGGGCGCCGAGTACGACTCGGCCAAAGACATCCAGCAGGCTCTCCACCGCTACCGCGAGGCCGTCAACCTGCTCGGCGACTACGTCACCGACAAGGGCTACGACATCCGCTTCGCCATCGAGCCGAAGCCGAACGAGCCCCGCGGCGACATCCTGCTGCCGACCCTCGGCCACGCGCTCGCCTTCATCAACTCGCTCGAGCGTCCCGAGCTCGTCGGCGTGAACCCCGAGGTCGGCCACGAGCAGATGGCCGGGCTGAACTTCGCCGCCGGCATCGCCCAGGCGCTCTACCACGGCAAGCTCTACCACATCGATCTCAACGGCCAGCGGGGCATCAAGTACGACCAGGACCTCGTCTTCGGTCACGGCGACCTGCAGAACGCCTTCGCTCTCGTCGACCTCCTCGAGAACGGCAGCCCCACCGGCGGCCCGACCTACGACGGCCCGCGTCACTTCGACTACAAGCCCTCGCGCACCGACGGTGTCGACGGCGTCTGGTCGTCGGCCGCCGCCAACATGCGCATGTACCTGCTGCTCAAGGAGCGCGCCGCGGCCTTCCGCGCCGACCCCGAGGTGCAGGAGGCGCTCAAGGCCTCGAAGGTCGCCGAGCTCTCGGTGCCGACGCTCAACGAGGGCGAGTCGTACGACGACCTCCTCGCCGACCGCTCGGCCTTCGAGGACTTCGACCCGGAGCCCTACTTCGGCGGCAAGTCGTTCGGCTTCGTCCGCCTGCAGCAGCTGGCCGTCGAGCACCTGATGGGCGCCCGCTCCTAA
- a CDS encoding xylulokinase: MTLVAGIDSSTQSCKVVIRDADTGALVRQGSATHPTGTSVDPDAWWDALLVAIDAAGGLDDVSAIAVAGQQHGMVTLDASGVLVRDALLWNDTRSAPAAAALLEEFGPEAMASRTGSLPVASFTATKVRWLRDAEPENAARVAAVALPHDWLTWRLLGYGPGDSPLGPDLDALVTDRSDASGTSYWTPSTGEYDLELFEAAFGRAAREATGAGSAGSADQAESLVILPRVIGPSESAGTTVAHASIPAGVVVGAGMGDNAGAGLGLDAHEGDVVISIGTSGTAFAVTSEATTDPTGVVAGFADATGAFLPLIATLNAARILTATEAILGVGHDEFARLALAAAPGAGGVALVPYFEGERTPNLPDATATFAGLTLDGSTRENIARAAVEGLICSLADGMDAVRSLGVPAHRVLLIGGAALNPAVQAVAAQVFDLPVAVPEPGEYVADGAARQAAWALGGSRPGWPVEVQATLDPDPQPVVRERYRAAQALGSIPRP, from the coding sequence ATGACGCTGGTCGCCGGCATCGACTCGTCCACCCAGAGCTGCAAGGTCGTGATCCGCGACGCCGACACCGGCGCACTGGTCCGGCAGGGCTCGGCCACCCACCCCACCGGGACCTCCGTCGACCCCGACGCCTGGTGGGACGCCCTGCTCGTGGCGATCGATGCCGCGGGCGGTCTCGACGACGTGTCGGCCATCGCGGTCGCCGGCCAGCAGCACGGCATGGTGACGCTCGACGCCTCGGGGGTGCTCGTCCGCGACGCGCTGCTGTGGAACGACACCCGCAGTGCGCCGGCCGCCGCGGCGCTCCTCGAGGAGTTCGGCCCCGAGGCGATGGCCTCGCGCACAGGATCCCTGCCCGTCGCGTCGTTCACCGCCACCAAGGTGCGCTGGCTCCGCGACGCCGAGCCCGAGAACGCCGCCCGCGTGGCCGCCGTCGCGCTCCCCCACGACTGGCTGACCTGGCGTCTCCTCGGATACGGCCCCGGCGACTCCCCGCTCGGCCCCGACCTCGACGCGCTCGTCACCGACCGCTCCGACGCGAGCGGCACCTCCTACTGGACCCCGTCGACCGGCGAGTACGACCTCGAGCTGTTCGAGGCGGCCTTCGGGCGCGCGGCGCGCGAGGCGACCGGCGCAGGATCGGCCGGCTCGGCAGACCAGGCGGAGAGCCTCGTGATCCTGCCCCGCGTCATCGGTCCGTCCGAGTCGGCCGGCACCACGGTCGCCCACGCCTCCATCCCGGCGGGAGTGGTCGTCGGCGCGGGCATGGGCGACAACGCCGGTGCGGGCCTCGGCCTCGACGCGCACGAGGGCGACGTCGTCATCTCGATCGGGACCAGCGGCACGGCCTTCGCGGTGACTTCTGAGGCGACCACCGACCCGACCGGCGTGGTCGCAGGCTTCGCCGACGCGACCGGCGCATTCCTGCCGCTCATCGCCACGCTCAACGCGGCCCGCATCCTGACCGCCACCGAGGCGATCCTGGGCGTGGGTCACGACGAGTTCGCCCGCCTCGCCCTCGCCGCCGCCCCGGGTGCCGGCGGCGTCGCGCTGGTGCCGTACTTCGAGGGCGAGCGGACCCCGAACCTGCCCGACGCAACCGCGACGTTCGCGGGCCTCACGCTCGACGGCTCGACGCGGGAGAACATCGCGCGCGCGGCGGTCGAGGGACTCATCTGCTCGCTGGCCGACGGCATGGACGCCGTCCGGTCGCTGGGAGTCCCGGCACACCGCGTGCTGCTGATCGGTGGCGCAGCCCTCAACCCGGCCGTCCAGGCGGTCGCCGCCCAGGTGTTCGACCTGCCCGTCGCCGTCCCGGAGCCGGGCGAGTACGTCGCCGACGGCGCCGCTCGGCAGGCGGCGTGGGCCCTCGGAGGATCCCGCCCCGGCTGGCCGGTCGAGGTCCAAGCGACGCTCGACCCCGATCCGCAGCCCGTCGTGCGGGAGCGCTACCGCGCCGCGCAGGCCCTCGGCTCGATCCCGCGGCCGTAG
- a CDS encoding copper resistance CopC family protein, translating into MRGSRTRVGLARRALAAAGLVVAAGALALLPAAGASAHDYLVSSNPKADSTQSTALSKVVLTFDDRVLDLSGDGSSNVVEVTGPAGKHFETGCPTIADTDVSVPVDLGDSGRYTVRWQIVSADGHTVSSSIVFRYDRPSSATAASGADARPACGDQASSGSSAGDGSSATGSGDSEAGSSSSSGLGVALGVGGGIIAVAVVAVVIVLVRNRPAPPAA; encoded by the coding sequence GTGCGGGGCAGTCGAACTCGAGTCGGGCTGGCACGCCGGGCCCTGGCCGCGGCGGGGCTCGTCGTCGCCGCGGGAGCCCTGGCGCTCCTCCCGGCCGCGGGCGCGAGCGCCCACGACTACCTCGTGTCGTCGAACCCGAAGGCCGACTCGACGCAGAGCACTGCGCTGTCGAAGGTCGTGCTCACGTTCGACGACCGCGTGCTCGACCTCTCGGGCGACGGGTCGTCGAACGTCGTCGAGGTCACCGGGCCGGCCGGCAAGCACTTCGAGACCGGCTGCCCGACGATCGCCGACACCGACGTGAGCGTCCCGGTCGATCTCGGCGACTCGGGCCGCTACACGGTCCGGTGGCAGATCGTGTCGGCCGACGGGCACACCGTCTCGAGCTCGATCGTGTTCCGGTACGACCGGCCGTCGAGCGCGACGGCTGCTTCAGGTGCCGATGCGCGCCCCGCGTGCGGAGACCAGGCATCGAGCGGCAGCAGCGCCGGCGACGGCTCGTCCGCGACCGGCTCGGGCGACTCCGAGGCGGGCTCGTCGTCGTCCAGCGGCCTCGGCGTCGCGCTCGGCGTAGGCGGAGGCATCATCGCGGTCGCCGTCGTGGCGGTCGTCATCGTCCTGGTGCGGAACCGGCCGGCGCCTCCCGCCGCGTAG
- a CDS encoding YcnI family protein, with amino-acid sequence MAHQSTLPKTIARVAIALPLAGALALAAPLAASAHVHVVPEQAPPGDYATLQFKVPTESATASTVKLEVDFPTAHPFTSVSYQPLAGWKTEVVESTLPSPVKTDDGTITKAVTKVIWTAAAGQGIAPGAFQLFTVSAGAVPDTASVELPATQTYSDGSVVKWNQATPASGEEPEHPAPVLFITEAPPADADQGIAGPTASASAEAAGSGSGSGSGTSGGSTASQSGSTSGVALGLGIGGLGLGVLAVVVAVAAYLRGGAGRRPAGTRTGAATAAPAESAGE; translated from the coding sequence ATGGCTCATCAGAGCACCCTTCCGAAGACGATCGCGCGCGTCGCGATCGCACTGCCCCTGGCGGGCGCCCTCGCGCTCGCCGCCCCCCTCGCCGCCTCGGCGCACGTGCACGTCGTGCCCGAGCAGGCTCCGCCCGGCGACTACGCGACCCTCCAGTTCAAGGTCCCGACCGAGTCGGCCACCGCGTCGACCGTCAAGCTCGAGGTCGACTTCCCGACCGCGCACCCCTTCACCTCGGTCTCGTACCAGCCGCTCGCGGGCTGGAAGACCGAGGTCGTCGAGAGCACGCTCCCGTCACCGGTGAAGACCGACGACGGAACGATCACCAAGGCCGTCACGAAGGTGATCTGGACCGCAGCAGCCGGCCAGGGCATCGCCCCGGGCGCCTTCCAGCTGTTCACGGTCTCGGCCGGAGCGGTGCCGGACACGGCGTCGGTGGAACTCCCCGCGACGCAGACCTACAGCGACGGCAGCGTCGTGAAGTGGAACCAGGCGACGCCCGCCTCGGGGGAGGAGCCGGAGCATCCTGCGCCCGTGCTCTTCATCACCGAGGCGCCGCCGGCCGACGCCGACCAGGGGATCGCGGGGCCGACCGCGTCGGCGTCCGCGGAGGCTGCGGGCTCGGGCTCGGGCTCCGGCTCCGGCACCTCGGGCGGCTCGACGGCCTCGCAGTCGGGATCGACGTCGGGCGTCGCGCTCGGGCTCGGCATCGGGGGCCTCGGCCTCGGGGTCCTCGCGGTCGTCGTCGCGGTCGCCGCCTACCTGCGCGGAGGAGCAGGCCGCAGGCCGGCCGGCACGAGGACCGGCGCGGCGACGGCCGCACCCGCCGAGAGCGCGGGCGAGTAG
- a CDS encoding cytochrome c oxidase assembly protein yields the protein MTDQIEDLDFETRQLRLPAPRLQQPGDESAGLSVAAIVLLACIPLGVVLAVLAMYFTGAFTALLVDPGALVTRGLPAVTAVFDGSAAVTIGLLVISTVALPGQKRDPLSASHSQWYATRWATWSGGVWLASAVAALVFQAASSLGVPFTSPTFRSQFLFVAFQLEIGQTWLVTIGCIAVALVILLSTKNVSWTATATVFSLFALLPLSLSGHSAGTDEHVNAVNGLAMHLVGVTVWMGGLIAVILLRKRAGKNLATVVSRYSTLAIWAFAFVAFSGVVNASLRLTGPADLVTTNYGLLITVKSLILIGLGVAGYLQRRRIIPGLVREPTRSRRFVRLAVSEVVFMAVAMGLSVALSKSAPPVPQTPDTDSRSGLIGFAYPKPITLERFLLGFHPDYMFIAITVIMAGLYLAGVTVLTRRGDSWPIGRTIPWLLGCFGVFFATSGGPSVYGAVNFSTHMIQHMVLMMYVPPLLVLGAPILLALRTLPKRRDNSRGPREWIMIITHSRYASIITNPVVAAVVFAGSLVAFYYTDWFELSLQTHPGHLIMEVHFLLAGYVFFFVLIGVDPGPKRPPYPLRLILLLATLAFHAFFGLAIMSGTDILAVDWWHALGKTNYQELLSDQHTGGAIAWGAGEFPTVLVALMVVRQWVTTEERVAKRYDRKAMNDDDAELRAYNEQLASMAGARRGADHGAGPGAEHGAHDTVDHGADRRDSGE from the coding sequence GTGACCGATCAGATCGAAGATCTCGACTTCGAGACCAGGCAGCTGCGGCTGCCCGCGCCCCGGCTCCAGCAGCCCGGCGACGAGTCCGCAGGGCTCTCGGTCGCGGCGATCGTGCTCCTGGCCTGCATCCCGCTCGGGGTCGTCCTCGCCGTCCTGGCCATGTACTTCACCGGCGCGTTCACCGCGCTGCTCGTCGATCCCGGGGCGCTCGTCACCCGCGGGCTGCCCGCTGTCACCGCGGTCTTCGACGGCTCCGCCGCCGTCACGATCGGCCTGCTCGTCATCTCGACGGTCGCTCTGCCGGGCCAGAAGAGAGACCCGCTCTCCGCGAGTCACAGCCAGTGGTACGCCACGCGGTGGGCGACCTGGTCGGGCGGCGTCTGGCTCGCCTCGGCGGTCGCCGCGCTCGTCTTCCAGGCCGCCAGCTCGCTCGGGGTGCCCTTCACCTCGCCGACCTTCCGGAGCCAGTTCCTCTTCGTCGCCTTCCAGCTCGAGATCGGCCAGACCTGGCTGGTGACGATCGGCTGCATCGCCGTCGCCCTCGTGATCCTGCTGTCCACCAAGAACGTCTCGTGGACGGCCACGGCCACCGTCTTCTCGCTGTTCGCGCTGCTTCCCCTGTCGCTGTCCGGCCACTCCGCCGGGACCGACGAGCACGTCAACGCCGTGAACGGGCTAGCCATGCACCTCGTCGGCGTCACGGTCTGGATGGGCGGTCTGATCGCCGTGATCCTGCTCCGCAAGCGGGCCGGCAAGAACCTCGCGACGGTCGTCTCCCGCTACTCCACGCTCGCCATCTGGGCCTTCGCCTTCGTGGCGTTCTCGGGCGTCGTCAACGCCAGCCTCCGCCTCACCGGTCCGGCCGACCTGGTCACGACCAACTACGGCCTGCTCATCACGGTGAAGTCGCTGATCCTGATCGGGCTCGGCGTCGCCGGCTACCTGCAGCGTCGGCGGATCATCCCGGGCCTCGTGAGAGAGCCGACGCGGTCGCGCCGGTTCGTCCGGCTCGCCGTGTCGGAGGTCGTCTTCATGGCGGTCGCCATGGGGCTCTCCGTCGCGCTGTCCAAGAGCGCGCCGCCCGTGCCGCAGACACCCGACACCGACTCGCGCTCCGGGCTCATCGGGTTCGCCTACCCGAAGCCGATCACTCTCGAGCGGTTCCTCCTCGGGTTCCACCCCGACTACATGTTCATCGCGATCACGGTGATCATGGCCGGGCTCTACCTCGCCGGCGTGACCGTCCTCACGCGTCGAGGCGACTCCTGGCCGATCGGCCGGACCATCCCGTGGCTCCTCGGCTGCTTCGGCGTCTTCTTCGCGACGAGCGGCGGCCCGAGCGTCTACGGTGCCGTCAACTTCTCGACGCACATGATCCAGCACATGGTGCTGATGATGTACGTCCCGCCGCTGCTCGTGCTCGGAGCCCCGATCCTGCTCGCTCTGCGCACCCTCCCGAAGCGGCGCGACAACAGTCGCGGGCCCCGCGAGTGGATCATGATCATCACGCACTCGCGCTACGCGTCGATCATCACGAACCCCGTCGTCGCCGCGGTGGTCTTCGCCGGCAGCCTCGTCGCGTTCTACTACACCGACTGGTTCGAGCTGTCGCTGCAGACGCACCCGGGCCACCTGATCATGGAGGTCCACTTCCTCCTGGCCGGGTACGTCTTCTTCTTCGTGCTCATCGGAGTCGACCCCGGGCCGAAGCGGCCGCCGTACCCGCTGCGGCTGATCCTGCTGCTCGCCACCCTCGCCTTCCACGCCTTCTTCGGCCTGGCGATCATGTCGGGCACCGACATCCTCGCCGTCGACTGGTGGCATGCGCTCGGAAAGACGAACTACCAGGAGCTCCTGAGCGACCAGCACACCGGCGGCGCCATCGCCTGGGGTGCCGGCGAGTTCCCGACCGTGCTCGTCGCCCTGATGGTCGTCCGGCAGTGGGTCACCACCGAGGAGCGCGTCGCGAAGCGCTACGACCGCAAGGCGATGAACGACGACGACGCCGAGCTCCGCGCCTACAACGAGCAGCTCGCGTCGATGGCCGGGGCCCGTCGCGGAGCCGACCACGGTGCTGGCCCGGGTGCCGAGCACGGTGCCCACGACACGGTCGATCACGGCGCCGACCGCCGCGACTCGGGCGAGTAG
- a CDS encoding potassium channel family protein, with product MNHARWRRITDWPLMAVSLVFLGAYSAEVIGDLSDRASRGLEYVIWATWVVFAVDYLVNFALAHNRWRWFVRHLPELLVVALPILRPLRLLRLLTLLAILQRTAGRTFRGRVVTYVVGSAFLLVYVAALAVLDVERPAPGATITTFPVALWWAFVTISTVGYGDYTPVTLEGRMIAVALMLGGIALLGVVTATLASWIVERVALTEESSQAATRGDVHALARQIAELKTQLAAHTAALEQKPAPPGSLGPVDNLEGSADEFRIIAG from the coding sequence ATGAATCACGCCCGCTGGCGCAGGATCACCGACTGGCCGCTGATGGCCGTGTCGCTCGTCTTCCTCGGGGCCTATTCGGCCGAGGTCATCGGAGACCTCAGCGACCGGGCCTCGCGCGGCCTCGAATACGTCATCTGGGCGACCTGGGTGGTCTTCGCCGTCGACTACCTGGTCAACTTCGCGCTGGCTCACAACCGCTGGCGCTGGTTCGTCCGCCACCTGCCGGAGCTCCTGGTCGTCGCGCTCCCGATCCTGCGCCCTCTCCGCCTGCTGCGGCTGCTGACCCTCCTGGCGATCCTGCAGCGGACCGCCGGGCGGACGTTCCGAGGGCGGGTCGTCACGTACGTGGTCGGCTCGGCGTTCCTGCTCGTCTACGTCGCGGCGCTCGCTGTGCTCGACGTCGAGCGGCCGGCTCCGGGAGCGACGATCACCACCTTCCCGGTCGCCCTGTGGTGGGCGTTCGTCACCATCTCGACCGTCGGCTACGGCGACTACACGCCCGTGACGCTCGAGGGCAGGATGATCGCGGTCGCCCTGATGCTCGGAGGGATCGCCCTGCTCGGGGTCGTCACCGCGACGCTGGCCTCGTGGATCGTCGAGCGCGTCGCCCTCACCGAGGAGTCGTCGCAGGCGGCCACCCGCGGCGACGTCCACGCCCTCGCGCGGCAGATCGCCGAGCTCAAGACGCAGCTGGCGGCGCACACGGCGGCGCTCGAGCAGAAGCCGGCGCCGCCGGGGTCTCTCGGGCCTGTGGACAACCTCGAAGGGTCGGCAGACGAGTTCCGTATCATTGCGGGGTAG
- a CDS encoding alkaline phosphatase family protein, translated as MTSRKLLLVGIDGLRIDDALADGSAPSLASLIAHGRLHQVEMEVPTISGPGWSSILTGTRHEVHGVFDNTFSGNRLDRTVDLLTRAARADPARSTFAASSWPPLLDPRGPGPVVATRHDDQRVGRHRLVVRDGETYGYREADGDVAAFARLAIRAAGPDASFVYLGEVDEAGHLYGGRSPEYTRASERVDGLLGGILHEVERRAQDHAEDWLVGVTTDHGHLDEGGHGGDDAVLTRSFLALRRYGPEEIAPVAAEAVRPGEIRPEEIAALLLAHLD; from the coding sequence ATGACCTCCCGCAAGCTCCTCCTCGTCGGCATCGACGGGCTCCGCATCGACGACGCGCTGGCCGACGGCTCCGCCCCGAGCCTCGCGTCGCTCATCGCCCACGGCCGCCTGCACCAGGTCGAGATGGAGGTGCCGACGATCTCGGGCCCGGGCTGGTCCTCGATCCTGACCGGCACCCGGCACGAGGTCCACGGCGTCTTCGACAACACCTTCTCGGGGAACCGCCTGGACCGCACCGTCGACCTGCTCACCAGAGCGGCGCGCGCCGATCCTGCCCGGTCCACCTTCGCGGCGTCGTCGTGGCCGCCGCTCCTGGATCCGCGCGGGCCCGGACCGGTCGTCGCGACGAGGCACGACGACCAGCGCGTCGGGCGGCACCGCCTGGTCGTCCGCGACGGCGAGACGTACGGCTACCGCGAGGCCGACGGCGACGTCGCCGCGTTCGCCAGGCTCGCCATCCGGGCCGCCGGCCCCGACGCGAGCTTCGTCTACCTCGGCGAGGTCGACGAGGCCGGGCACCTGTACGGCGGCCGGTCGCCCGAGTACACGCGCGCGAGCGAGCGGGTCGACGGACTGCTGGGCGGGATCCTGCACGAGGTCGAACGGCGGGCGCAGGATCACGCCGAGGACTGGCTCGTCGGCGTCACCACCGACCACGGGCACCTCGACGAGGGCGGCCACGGCGGTGACGACGCGGTCCTGACCCGCTCGTTCCTCGCCCTCCGGCGCTACGGGCCCGAGGAGATCGCGCCCGTCGCCGCAGAGGCCGTCAGGCCCGGGGAGATCAGGCCCGAGGAGATCGCGGCGCTCCTGCTCGCCCACCTCGACTGA
- a CDS encoding Na+/H+ antiporter, which translates to MDPVSAIAWIVAFVVMTVAVTGLTGRIGWSAPVALVLVGAVASFVPGVPRVHLEPDLVLYALLPPLLFAAAIRTSLIDVRARNDSILLMSVALVAFTVFAVGFAAAWIIPGVTIAAGLAFGAVVAPTDAVAVTAVTGKVPLPRRVVTILEGESLLNDATALVALNAAIAAIVSVVTPVEVAGDFVLAVVVGAAVGLAVAFVLTEIRRRLRSAVLDTSLSLVTPFIAFLPAQVLHGSGALAVVVAGLYLGYRSPVVLSAEARVAERLNWKTLQFLLENAVFLFIGLNLAGVLEGVVRSGPGLWPTIGISFAILAVVIASRFAWVFVTMLLYRVGPSRVRERAWSSASSTVVSAAGIRGVVTLAAVFLLPPETPERELLQFLAFVVVLGTLLQALPLPLLIRRVHLPAPNLAQEWTERQMLTVEAKSAGVDRLDEIATEDDEERVIRQLRSSSSWLAEALEHPSPPDHEPASSTFNRLRNGMIEAEREAVLTARREGRYQEAAVQAVLAAIDAEETALRARHPRTIGE; encoded by the coding sequence ATGGATCCCGTCTCGGCCATAGCCTGGATCGTCGCCTTCGTGGTGATGACCGTCGCGGTCACCGGCCTCACGGGTCGGATCGGATGGTCGGCACCGGTCGCGCTCGTGCTCGTCGGCGCCGTCGCGTCGTTCGTCCCCGGGGTCCCGCGGGTGCACCTCGAGCCCGACCTCGTCCTCTACGCGCTGCTGCCCCCGCTGCTGTTCGCCGCAGCCATCCGCACGTCGCTGATCGACGTCCGCGCTCGCAACGACAGCATCCTGCTCATGTCTGTCGCGCTCGTCGCGTTCACGGTCTTCGCCGTCGGCTTCGCGGCAGCGTGGATCATCCCCGGCGTGACGATCGCCGCCGGTCTGGCGTTCGGCGCCGTCGTGGCGCCGACCGACGCCGTCGCGGTCACGGCGGTGACCGGCAAGGTCCCGCTGCCTCGGCGGGTGGTGACGATCCTCGAGGGCGAGAGCCTGCTCAACGACGCGACCGCCCTCGTCGCGCTGAACGCCGCGATCGCAGCGATCGTGTCGGTCGTGACCCCGGTCGAGGTGGCCGGCGACTTCGTCCTCGCGGTCGTCGTGGGCGCGGCGGTCGGCCTGGCGGTGGCCTTCGTGCTGACCGAGATCCGGCGGCGGCTGCGCTCGGCCGTCCTCGACACGAGCCTGTCGCTGGTGACGCCGTTCATCGCGTTCCTGCCAGCCCAGGTGCTGCACGGCTCCGGTGCGCTCGCCGTCGTGGTCGCCGGGCTGTACCTCGGCTACCGGTCGCCCGTCGTCCTGTCCGCCGAGGCGCGGGTGGCCGAGCGGCTCAACTGGAAGACGCTCCAGTTCCTGCTCGAGAACGCCGTGTTCCTCTTCATCGGACTGAACCTCGCCGGCGTGCTCGAGGGCGTGGTGCGCTCGGGCCCCGGGCTCTGGCCGACGATCGGCATCAGCTTCGCGATCCTGGCCGTCGTCATCGCCTCGCGGTTCGCGTGGGTGTTCGTCACGATGCTCCTCTACCGGGTCGGGCCCTCCCGCGTGCGCGAGCGCGCCTGGAGCTCGGCGTCCAGCACCGTCGTGTCCGCAGCCGGCATCCGAGGCGTCGTGACGCTGGCCGCCGTCTTCCTCCTGCCGCCCGAGACGCCGGAGCGCGAGCTGCTGCAGTTCCTGGCCTTCGTGGTCGTGCTCGGGACGCTGCTGCAGGCGCTCCCGCTGCCGCTGCTCATCCGGCGAGTCCACCTGCCGGCCCCGAACCTCGCGCAGGAGTGGACCGAGCGGCAGATGCTGACCGTCGAGGCCAAGAGCGCGGGGGTCGACCGCCTCGACGAGATCGCGACCGAGGACGACGAGGAGCGGGTCATCCGGCAGCTCCGCTCGTCGTCGAGCTGGCTCGCCGAGGCGCTCGAGCACCCCTCCCCGCCCGACCACGAGCCCGCGTCGAGCACCTTCAACCGGCTGCGCAACGGCATGATCGAGGCGGAGCGCGAGGCGGTCCTGACCGCTCGCCGAGAGGGGCGCTACCAGGAGGCCGCTGTCCAGGCCGTCCTCGCCGCCATCGACGCCGAGGAGACCGCGCTCCGGGCCCGGCACCCGCGGACGATCGGGGAGTAG